The nucleotide sequence TTCATGCCATTGTTCCCAAGGAAGTACTGCTCCAAAATGTCTCACAGGAACCTGTTTGCCATCTACCTCATTGGCAAGGGCAGCCTTAAGCTCGTCTGGTTTTACATGGGCAGATAGTTGGTGGCCAAAGAAATTAAAATCAATCCATTGGTCCGTGCTTCTGCCAATCTCGCAGCCCAGCAGGTCTTGGTAAAAAGCTCGGGTACTTTCAATATCTTTTATGGGAAAAGCCAAATGAAAAGGATGGTAATCTTGTATATTTTCTAACTTTGGAGTGGCATTTGATAAGCTGTCATGAAAGTAGCAGATTCTTCTAAAAATACCATGCAAAATAAAACTGTTTCATTGGTCCTTTCCAGCGGAGGGGCCAGGGGCTTGGCTCATATTGGGGTCATAGAGGCATTGGAAGAGAAAGGCTATCACATCAAGAGCATAGCGGGTTGTTCCATGGGGGCATTGATTGGAGGGATATATGCCAAGGGGAAATTGCCCGTATACAAGGAATGGATCTCTAACTTGGACCGGATCGATGTCTTTTCCCTGATGGATTTTACGCTGTCCGCGCGTGGCTTCATTAAGGGCAATAAGGTTTTTCAAGCAGTGGAAGCTTTGGTGGGCGATGATTTGATAGAAAACCTACCCATACCTTTTTCCTGCAATGCGGTGGACATCCATAGTGGTGAAGAAAAGATTTTCAAGGAAGGGCAGCTTTTTGAGGCGATCAGGGCCTCAGCCTCCATACCTACAGTAATCAAGCCTTTTCCAATTGGTGGTAATGAATATGTGGACGGGGCGGTGTTGAATCCCATTCCCGTGAACCTTGCGCTGAACCATGGAAATGATCTGCTTATGGTTTCCAATGTAAATGCGCCTGTATCGCCGATCAATTGGGAAAGTCAAAAAAGTAGGGAGACCTCCCTCATAGCAGTGCCAACTTGGGTAAATGAATACAGGGATAAGATGATCAAATATTTTCCGCAGGATAAAAAGGAGAAACCAAAAGCAGCCAGTTTTTTGGACCTGATGAACCTTTCCTTTGAATTGATGCAGGACAAGCTTTCTGATTATATTCTCCATACTTACCCGGCAGATGTGGTGGTACAAATGTCCAGGAAGCAATGTGGTACATTTGAGTTTTATCGGGCAAAGGAATTGATTGCTTCGGGCAAGCAATTGGCCCTGAAATCCCTAGAACAATTAGAAGCATGAACATAGCCGAGTTGAACCAATTATTGGGCAATATTGATATTTACCTTTTGGACCAAGTACTAAAGGGCCGATTTGGCCCTGAAATGAGAATCCTTGATGCAGGATGTGGTGAAGGAAGGAATTTGGTCTATTTGATCAAGTCTGGATTTCAGGTATTTGGTGTAGACCAGAATCCCACTGCCGTACAAATGGCCAGGGCCTATGCCAGGACATTGCAGCCCAAGTATGATTTATTGAGGTTCCAGGTGGCCGGGGTAGAGGATATGCCTTTTCATAAGGGAGCCTTTCAAGCCATGATCAGCTCTGCGGTATTGCATTTTGCCAATGACACCGTTCACTTTCATCAGCTATTTGCTGAGATGATGCGGGTTTTGGAACCAGGGGGGATTTTATTTTTGAGAATGACAACCGGCTTTGCAGGTATGCTTGAGGTTTCCCAGGAAATCAAAGATGGTGTTTATCAACTTCCCGATGGGTCAAGTCGATTTTTGCTTACGGAGAATCTTTTGGAAGAGCTTATGGAAGTACATCATTTGGTTCATTTGGAATCTCCCAAGTCCGTTTTGGTCCATGGGCAGCGTGCCATGGGGGTTTTTGTAATGCAAAAGTTAAAATAGATCTTAGTTTAATTTTATTTTTGTGTATTATTAAGGAATGTTTATTTCCTATCTTTGGACAACGTTATTTTTAATTCAATAATATATGAACCTTCAGTATATCATGGAGTTGGTGGGAACTTATTTCTTTGCCATTTCAGGTGCATTGGCTGTACAGGACAGTGAGCATGATGTTTTTGGTGCGGGATTTATGGGTTTTATCACGGCCATTGGTGGAGGAAGTTTGAGGGATGTGCTGTTGGGCGCTTATCCCTTGGGGTGGATAGATGATATCAATTATCTCTACATCATTATTCTTGGTGTTTTGACGGCCATATTTTTCTTTAAGATCATGTCCAAACTCCGTAAGACCCTGATGCTTTTTGATGCCTTGGGAATAGGTTTGTTTACAGTCTTGGGAACAGAAAAAGTGTTGAGTTTGGGACATGGTTGGGAAATTGCGGCCATTTTGGGAATGGTTTCTGCGACTATGGGCGGGGTGATCAGAGATACCCTTTGTAATTTGACGCCAGTGCTGCTTCGGAAAGAAATTTATGCTACCGCCTGTCTTTCTGGTTCATTATTGTATTTATTGCTAAAGGAATTTTCAGTGCCCAGGGATGTCAATTTAATTATCTGTATGTCTTTGGTGATTATTATCAGGATAGTGGCTGTTCGCTACAAACTCAGCCTACCGCAATTGGGCTGGGTGCGTTAAGGAGAGGTTGGTGATATTAATTTTGTTGTTTAATAAAGCTGGTAAATTAGCGGCACAAATAGTAAATTGAGTCATAATAAATTTTCTGTTATTAAACCCAAAAGATCATGGCAACAATTAATCCTTACTTGAATTTCCTGGGCAATTGTGAGGAAGCATTTAATTTTTATAAATCTGTTTTTGGAGGAGAATTCACCTATATGGGTAGGTTTTCTGAAATGCCTCCCCAAGAAGGGGTAAGCTTAAGCGAGGTAGAGAAAAATAAGATCATGCATGTTTCACTGCCGATAGGTTCCCATACCATTTTAATGGGCAGTGATGTGGGGGGAGATTGGGCCCCTCAGACTGTAATAGGCAATAATATATCCGTATCCATTACAGCGAAAAGTAAGGCAGAAGCAGACCAACTGTTCACCGGTTTGTCCAATGGAGGACAGGTGAGCATGCCTATGGCGGATACTTTTTGGGGCGATTATTTTGGTATGCTCACAGACAAGTTCGGCATCAACTGGATGGTTAGTTTTAATGAAAATGCCCAATAAGCAAATGGTGGTACATCGGGGATAAGGGAGAAACACTAAAGTTTCCTGATTACATTTGATGTCTGATTTTCAGTATTTTATACATGGTTAGAGAGATGGATAGGTTTAAGATTGTTGCAGTTTTTATTTTTTTACTTTTCCACAGTCTGATTTCTCATGCCCAGAAGCCTAATATCATCATGATCATGACTGATGATCAGGGTTATATGGATGTGGGCTTTAATGGCAATCAAAAGATAAAAACGCCCAATATGGACAAATTGGCAAGCATGGGCTTGGTTTTTGACCGTTTTTATAGTGCAGGGCCGGTGTGTTCCCCTACCCGCGCCAGTTATATCACCGGAAGAAACCCCTTGCGAATGGGGATAGGCAATGCCAATGAGGGCCATATGAAAGTTGAAGAGATCACCTTGGCTGAATTGCTCAAGCAACAAGGTTATGCCACTGGACATTTTGGGAAATGGCATTTGGGAACTTTGACCAAGGAAACCAAGGATGGTAATAGGGGTGGCAGGCCAGGGCAAGAGGAGCATTATAGTTTACCTAGCATGCATGGCTATGATACCTACTTTTGTTCTGAATCCAAAGTGGCTACTTATGACCCTCTTAAAGTCCCTGAGGAATTTGAGGCAGGTGAAAGTTTGCGCTATGGTTGGAAGGCAATTGGTGAAGGGAGGCCCTCCAAAGCTTATGGTACTTATTATTGGGTAGGAGAGGAATAAATAGTTGAAGGTAATTTGGAAGGTGATGATGCCAGGGTGATTATGGACAGGGTTTTGCCCTTTATAGACCAATCCTTAAAAGGTGATAAGCCGTTTTTTACAAGTATTTGGTTTCATACGCCCCATCTTCCAGTGGTGGCAGATGTGCCACACAGGGAATTATATGCCAATTTAAGTTTTGAGGAGCAGTTGTATTATGGAACCATTACAGCTTTGGATGAGCAGATAGGCAGGCTTTGGGATTATTTGGAAGAAAAGGAGCTGGCAGAGCATACCTTGATTTTATTCTGTAGTGATAATGGACCAGAGCTAAGAACACCCGGGAGCGCAGGGCCGTTTAGGGGAAAAAAGAGAAGTTTGTACGAAGGGGGAGTAAGGGTGCCGGCATTTGCCGTTTGGAAAGGTGAAATTGAGGCAGGTCAGCGGAGTGATTTTCCAGCCGTGACCAGTGATTATTTGCCTACTATTTTGGATGTCCTAGATATAAGTTATCCTGATGATCGGCCAATTGATGGCGAAAGTTTTTATCCCTTATTATCAGGAGAAAAGCAGAGCCGCATTAATCCCATAGGCTTTATTTATCTGGACCAGCACCGGGTGTCTTGGGTAAGTGAGCAATATAAATTGGTAAGAGATGCACCTGATAGCCCTTTTGAGCTTTATGATTTATTGAATGATCTCAGCGAAAAAGATAATATTATTCAGCAGCTTCCTTTTGTGGCTTCAAAGATGGAAAGTGAATTGCAAGAGTGGTTAAGATCAGTAGAAAACAGTAAAAAGGGTGGTGATTATTGAAAAAATAATATGATTATCCGGCATCGTGCCAGTAGTTGTATTTCTCACAGCCTGTCCCGTTTTATCGGGAGATTTCACGGATCTACCTGGCGGAAGACAGGTTTGCATGG is from Echinicola marina and encodes:
- a CDS encoding sulfatase family protein, whose product is MDRFKIVAVFIFLLFHSLISHAQKPNIIMIMTDDQGYMDVGFNGNQKIKTPNMDKLASMGLVFDRFYSAGPVCSPTRASYITGRNPLRMGIGNANEGHMKVEEITLAELLKQQGYATGHFGKWHLGTLTKETKDGNRGGRPGQEEHYSLPSMHGYDTYFCSESKVATYDPLKVPEEFEAGESLRYGWKAIGEGRPSKAYGTYYWVGEE
- a CDS encoding sulfatase family protein, translated to MEGDDARVIMDRVLPFIDQSLKGDKPFFTSIWFHTPHLPVVADVPHRELYANLSFEEQLYYGTITALDEQIGRLWDYLEEKELAEHTLILFCSDNGPELRTPGSAGPFRGKKRSLYEGGVRVPAFAVWKGEIEAGQRSDFPAVTSDYLPTILDVLDISYPDDRPIDGESFYPLLSGEKQSRINPIGFIYLDQHRVSWVSEQYKLVRDAPDSPFELYDLLNDLSEKDNIIQQLPFVASKMESELQEWLRSVENSKKGGDY
- a CDS encoding class I SAM-dependent methyltransferase — protein: MNIAELNQLLGNIDIYLLDQVLKGRFGPEMRILDAGCGEGRNLVYLIKSGFQVFGVDQNPTAVQMARAYARTLQPKYDLLRFQVAGVEDMPFHKGAFQAMISSAVLHFANDTVHFHQLFAEMMRVLEPGGILFLRMTTGFAGMLEVSQEIKDGVYQLPDGSSRFLLTENLLEELMEVHHLVHLESPKSVLVHGQRAMGVFVMQKLK
- a CDS encoding VOC family protein yields the protein MQDYHPFHLAFPIKDIESTRAFYQDLLGCEIGRSTDQWIDFNFFGHQLSAHVKPDELKAALANEVDGKQVPVRHFGAVLPWEQWHELAEKLEKEGIEFIIAPGIRFQGKVGEQATMFFLDPSGNALEFKSFKDPNQIFAS
- a CDS encoding trimeric intracellular cation channel family protein; this encodes MNLQYIMELVGTYFFAISGALAVQDSEHDVFGAGFMGFITAIGGGSLRDVLLGAYPLGWIDDINYLYIIILGVLTAIFFFKIMSKLRKTLMLFDALGIGLFTVLGTEKVLSLGHGWEIAAILGMVSATMGGVIRDTLCNLTPVLLRKEIYATACLSGSLLYLLLKEFSVPRDVNLIICMSLVIIIRIVAVRYKLSLPQLGWVR
- a CDS encoding VOC family protein, which encodes MATINPYLNFLGNCEEAFNFYKSVFGGEFTYMGRFSEMPPQEGVSLSEVEKNKIMHVSLPIGSHTILMGSDVGGDWAPQTVIGNNISVSITAKSKAEADQLFTGLSNGGQVSMPMADTFWGDYFGMLTDKFGINWMVSFNENAQ
- a CDS encoding patatin-like phospholipase family protein, which encodes MKVADSSKNTMQNKTVSLVLSSGGARGLAHIGVIEALEEKGYHIKSIAGCSMGALIGGIYAKGKLPVYKEWISNLDRIDVFSLMDFTLSARGFIKGNKVFQAVEALVGDDLIENLPIPFSCNAVDIHSGEEKIFKEGQLFEAIRASASIPTVIKPFPIGGNEYVDGAVLNPIPVNLALNHGNDLLMVSNVNAPVSPINWESQKSRETSLIAVPTWVNEYRDKMIKYFPQDKKEKPKAASFLDLMNLSFELMQDKLSDYILHTYPADVVVQMSRKQCGTFEFYRAKELIASGKQLALKSLEQLEA